In Acaryochloris marina S15, a single genomic region encodes these proteins:
- a CDS encoding glycosyltransferase translates to MKILQVIPSLSPYLGGPTRVALQLSKSLQVIGADVEILTTDDGTNQRLEVPLNQPIRFKGLKTTFLPRTVQAKEFLYTHALSKWHRNHLKQFHLIHTHYLFSHLPTWTARAARHSNIPYLMRPLGQLTPWALSQSAQRKKLYRYLIENRNLEQAAMIHCTSPGEVSDIKALNIQTPKLLLPLGVELPSLNRPIAKRQLLQKYKLDNQPILLFLSRLHPKKRVEFLLDVVQHLNKQALKINLLVAGSGEPSYEQHLQEYTNVLGISDRVTFTGFIDGAEKNTILQGSDLFLLPSYSENFGIAVAEALAAATPVVITPNVQIAPWIAEYNAGWIIPTDITQWIKTISETLQHPEILLQRGQSSRKLASTVFSWPVIAKELLDVYTNIHQTHTKKLINL, encoded by the coding sequence ATGAAAATCTTACAGGTCATTCCTTCACTGAGCCCATACCTTGGTGGGCCAACCCGAGTAGCTTTACAGCTTAGCAAGAGTCTCCAAGTTATTGGTGCTGATGTCGAAATTCTAACAACCGATGATGGCACTAATCAACGTCTAGAAGTTCCTCTTAACCAGCCAATTCGCTTTAAAGGGCTAAAAACCACTTTCTTACCCCGAACAGTTCAAGCTAAAGAGTTTCTATACACCCATGCGCTTTCTAAGTGGCACCGCAATCATCTTAAGCAATTCCATCTGATTCATACTCACTATCTTTTCTCTCATCTCCCGACTTGGACAGCACGAGCCGCACGGCATAGTAATATCCCTTACCTAATGCGTCCCCTTGGGCAATTGACTCCTTGGGCATTGTCCCAGTCAGCTCAAAGAAAAAAACTCTACCGTTATCTCATAGAAAATCGTAATCTAGAGCAGGCTGCAATGATTCACTGCACTTCCCCCGGAGAAGTCAGTGATATAAAAGCATTAAATATTCAAACACCTAAGCTACTTCTTCCTCTGGGCGTTGAATTGCCCAGCCTTAATCGACCTATCGCTAAAAGACAACTCCTTCAAAAATATAAGTTAGATAATCAGCCTATTCTGCTTTTTTTATCACGTTTACACCCCAAAAAAAGGGTCGAATTCTTACTAGACGTTGTTCAACATCTGAACAAGCAAGCATTAAAGATCAACTTACTGGTAGCGGGCAGTGGGGAACCATCTTATGAGCAACATCTGCAGGAGTATACTAATGTATTAGGGATTAGCGATCGGGTTACATTTACCGGCTTTATTGATGGTGCCGAGAAAAACACTATACTTCAAGGTAGCGATTTATTTTTGTTGCCTTCCTACTCCGAGAACTTTGGGATTGCCGTTGCTGAAGCCCTCGCTGCTGCTACCCCAGTTGTCATTACGCCAAATGTTCAGATCGCACCTTGGATTGCAGAATATAACGCTGGATGGATCATACCCACAGACATCACACAGTGGATTAAAACCATTAGTGAAACGCTGCAACATCCTGAGATCTTGCTGCAACGGGGGCAATCTAGTCGCAAACTTGCAAGTACAGTCTTTAGCTGGCCTGTGATTGCTAAGGAGCTACTGGATGTTTATACGAATATCCACCAAACACATACAAAAAAATTAATTAACTTATAG
- a CDS encoding glycosyltransferase family 4 protein has product MSGYLAACLREFKQQTEAELLIYAWPNQPDSPFDTSTFSDLGTIINRYECNIESILHQILAFRPTAVLASGWRDKDYVRICRHLKSKGIPIIAGCDTQWKGSLRQQIAVWLSPLYLQRFLDVLWVTGERQRHLAQELGYSGDRCWDGYYACDWPAFANSVTNPTDLNHPYFLYVGRYAPEKGIDLLADAFKNYSSNVENPWRLVCAGAGPLQDMLIAAGAEDRGFIQPHNLPILMQGASAFVLPSRFEPWGVVIQEAAACGLPLILSDACGAGVHLLKQYYNGYSFPSGSVNQLTEALMSIHLLNPKQQVAYRQASHELSKQYTPQRWVDTLLHGLKKL; this is encoded by the coding sequence TTGTCTGGTTACCTAGCCGCTTGCCTACGTGAATTCAAGCAACAGACTGAGGCCGAACTCTTAATCTATGCCTGGCCTAATCAACCGGATTCACCTTTTGACACCTCCACGTTTTCCGACCTAGGCACAATCATTAATCGTTATGAGTGCAATATTGAGAGCATTCTGCATCAAATTTTAGCATTTCGCCCAACAGCAGTACTTGCAAGCGGTTGGCGAGATAAAGACTACGTTAGGATTTGTCGACACTTAAAATCAAAAGGTATACCAATTATTGCAGGCTGTGATACACAGTGGAAAGGATCTCTTCGCCAACAAATTGCTGTGTGGCTTTCTCCCTTGTATTTACAAAGGTTTCTTGACGTTCTTTGGGTGACCGGCGAGCGTCAGCGCCATCTTGCCCAAGAGCTTGGATATTCTGGAGATCGTTGCTGGGATGGCTACTATGCCTGTGACTGGCCAGCTTTTGCGAATTCAGTGACCAACCCCACTGACTTAAATCATCCTTATTTCCTTTATGTAGGACGATATGCACCCGAAAAAGGTATTGACCTCCTCGCTGATGCATTCAAAAACTATTCTTCGAATGTGGAAAACCCCTGGCGTCTAGTTTGTGCTGGTGCTGGACCATTACAAGATATGTTAATAGCTGCCGGTGCAGAAGATCGCGGTTTCATCCAACCTCATAACCTTCCAATACTTATGCAAGGAGCATCAGCCTTTGTTTTACCGAGCCGCTTCGAACCCTGGGGAGTGGTGATACAAGAAGCAGCTGCATGTGGTTTGCCACTCATTCTTTCCGATGCTTGTGGTGCAGGAGTCCATCTATTAAAGCAATACTACAACGGTTATAGCTTCCCTAGCGGTTCAGTTAATCAGCTTACTGAGGCATTGATGTCCATTCATTTATTGAATCCAAAGCAACAAGTAGCATATAGGCAAGCAAGCCACGAGCTATCAAAGCAGTATACTCCTCAGCGTTGGGTCGACACCTTACTGCATGGATTAAAAAAGCTGTGA
- a CDS encoding MATE family efflux transporter produces MGTTILAENGLLLQIALLSQFTVNGVGLITQTLVGNFKGKGESERIMPVLYTSIVHGLLISLPFAVLSVLFPVTVFGLLTSHIEVSYSIHAYVIWLVPLLSLTAVAFVLEGYFIGLKEGAILRNSALTALGMGYAPIAIAGWYFQSNHLLWTSLTIYMATLMFSLSLQILKNQQNYQSSLGQT; encoded by the coding sequence TTGGGCACTACTATCCTGGCGGAAAATGGTCTGCTGCTCCAAATTGCCTTGCTGAGCCAGTTCACGGTGAATGGAGTAGGGCTCATAACTCAGACCCTAGTCGGCAACTTTAAGGGCAAAGGGGAGTCGGAACGGATAATGCCCGTCCTCTACACGTCGATTGTCCATGGACTGTTGATCTCCTTACCCTTTGCGGTTCTGTCGGTTCTATTCCCGGTGACGGTGTTTGGACTGTTGACCAGTCATATAGAGGTCAGTTATTCCATCCATGCCTATGTGATCTGGCTAGTGCCATTACTCAGCCTAACGGCGGTGGCCTTTGTGCTGGAAGGATACTTTATCGGGTTGAAAGAGGGAGCCATTCTGCGGAATTCAGCCTTGACGGCGTTGGGGATGGGCTATGCACCGATTGCGATCGCAGGTTGGTATTTTCAAAGCAATCATTTGCTATGGACCTCTTTAACAATTTACATGGCAACCTTGATGTTTTCTCTGTCCTTGCAGATTCTAAAAAATCAACAGAACTATCAATCTTCATTAGGCCAGACTTAG
- a CDS encoding Uma2 family endonuclease: MVVIASSLSLEEFLKQPERKPPFEYIDGKLYPKPMPKRQHSLLQSELCMAINAASKPNKVAYAFPELRCTFGGCSLIPDLAILYWDKIELDAEGIPIDDVYVAPDWTIEILSPDQSANRVTANIVHCLKFGFQLGWLVDPRDQSIMVFEPDKLPTLFQGEEALIIPNQINLTLCAKDIFDWLKLR; encoded by the coding sequence ATGGTCGTTATTGCTTCTTCACTGAGTTTAGAGGAATTTCTCAAGCAACCCGAGCGTAAACCGCCTTTTGAGTACATTGACGGCAAACTCTATCCTAAGCCAATGCCCAAACGTCAACATTCCTTACTGCAAAGCGAACTGTGTATGGCAATAAATGCTGCAAGTAAGCCAAACAAGGTGGCCTATGCATTTCCGGAGCTGCGCTGTACATTTGGGGGTTGTTCGCTGATTCCGGATTTAGCGATTCTTTACTGGGATAAAATCGAGTTAGATGCAGAGGGTATTCCGATAGATGACGTCTATGTTGCACCGGATTGGACTATCGAGATCCTTTCCCCTGATCAAAGTGCGAATCGGGTAACAGCGAATATCGTCCATTGTTTAAAGTTTGGTTTTCAGTTGGGTTGGTTAGTTGATCCTAGGGATCAATCGATTATGGTTTTTGAACCGGATAAACTTCCAACACTATTTCAAGGTGAAGAAGCTTTAATTATTCCTAATCAAATCAACTTAACTTTATGTGCAAAAGATATTTTTGATTGGCTTAAGTTAAGGTGA
- a CDS encoding phytanoyl-CoA dioxygenase family protein produces the protein MENMEIVTQQQTPSISLQQTFGQQGYVVIKNFFSPQEMAALIEQIESPQSRQCLDQCLTKGTLRFYANLYRHNESIQKFVSQPKIVNFLYPFIGSDFWVRWDQAVAKGPGAKTFPWHQDNAYNGFKQTHYQLWVALTAMTIENGGLWLVPGSHHQLLPHRQVNNHMVYKGEPEAPTFITAEVGDIVLFSSLTLHKTTPNKTEGIRWAYVIEYMSTNDYDPGISPPFLKVAKQGQPHAEFVQSYRGRNPINRLKHRLSRREMSQILEWH, from the coding sequence ATGGAAAATATGGAAATCGTGACACAACAGCAGACTCCTTCCATTTCCCTTCAACAGACCTTCGGGCAGCAGGGATATGTCGTCATTAAGAATTTCTTTTCTCCCCAAGAGATGGCAGCTCTCATTGAGCAGATCGAATCTCCCCAGAGTCGTCAATGTTTAGATCAATGTCTAACCAAAGGCACCCTGCGGTTTTATGCCAATCTTTATCGGCACAACGAATCGATTCAAAAATTTGTTTCCCAACCCAAAATCGTCAACTTCCTGTATCCATTTATTGGTTCAGACTTTTGGGTGAGATGGGATCAAGCGGTCGCCAAAGGACCGGGAGCCAAAACTTTTCCCTGGCACCAGGATAATGCTTATAACGGCTTTAAGCAGACCCACTATCAACTTTGGGTGGCTCTTACTGCGATGACCATCGAAAATGGGGGACTTTGGCTAGTGCCTGGTAGTCACCATCAGCTATTGCCCCATCGACAAGTTAATAACCATATGGTTTATAAAGGTGAACCCGAGGCTCCTACCTTTATTACTGCAGAGGTGGGAGATATTGTCTTATTCTCATCTTTAACCCTGCACAAAACTACACCGAACAAGACAGAAGGAATCCGCTGGGCATATGTGATTGAGTACATGTCCACGAATGATTATGATCCCGGTATCTCACCGCCTTTTTTAAAGGTTGCTAAACAGGGGCAGCCCCATGCAGAGTTTGTCCAATCCTATCGAGGGCGAAACCCTATCAATCGTCTTAAGCATCGTTTATCCCGACGGGAAATGAGTCAGATTCTGGAGTGGCATTGA
- a CDS encoding DUF6431 domain-containing protein, whose protein sequence is MTEKQAHQNRTAIVHFGATKQDYLDLVQAEDHRPLIEYLQAPLTAQLSSERHKPDCCDTSRYTLHALQDRQVQGWLGPVEAIPICRTRCLSCRAVFTVLPSFILRYRRQDADCLGKLLELNLGMGLSNRETATIYSWLGVERSWQPGWVWNLVQWLGNLMPVSLLLLRLGLTPPPIYSVMRSLPV, encoded by the coding sequence ATGACTGAAAAACAAGCCCACCAAAATCGTACGGCAATTGTTCATTTTGGCGCAACCAAACAAGACTATTTGGACTTGGTGCAAGCAGAAGATCACCGCCCCTTAATCGAGTATTTGCAAGCACCCCTCACAGCTCAACTTTCTTCAGAACGTCATAAGCCCGATTGCTGTGATACCAGTCGTTATACGCTCCATGCTCTACAAGATCGCCAAGTGCAAGGGTGGTTAGGGCCAGTAGAAGCAATCCCTATCTGTCGAACCCGCTGCTTAAGTTGTCGAGCGGTCTTCACTGTCTTGCCCAGCTTCATCCTGCGATATCGTCGCCAAGATGCAGACTGTCTAGGCAAGCTACTGGAGTTAAATCTAGGGATGGGATTGAGCAACAGAGAGACGGCTACAATTTATAGCTGGCTAGGAGTAGAGCGGAGCTGGCAACCGGGTTGGGTTTGGAATCTGGTGCAATGGTTGGGGAACTTAATGCCTGTGTCTTTATTGTTGCTGCGTCTGGGACTCACCCCCCCGCCCATTTACTCAGTGATGAGAAGTTTGCCAGTTTAG
- a CDS encoding O-antigen ligase: MATMKFEKIASAGDILRWLVLLSGCALSVKLGFVRAGRSKGTIILPDRFIIMFLYIFLASAIWSILPIETALKTISLLLLYVCSFWTLWEYTDSISEAVIIRNTLYILGFVMTFNLVYGIFFEPASLMSSRFQGIFENPNNIGLVLGLALPLVISRWLITNHKLDLTITIIFLVNLLLSGNRTALFAFGVAIFFIFRSLFAKNPIQAFFIPTAAIIFLEQFIQTNFFAEKILREDTLYTAANRTYFWELAQDYITNRPDFGHGFGTEGLIHNYYGTSLYALKLRGHGVMSSYFGLAVQIGWPLTYLFFGLLWGFAVFCLFAKWRNYQLVTLAATIVSGLVIAIFEPAIYSAGNCFSFLFWMVLMLAIRRLYYQKLSLKDTTIKLVI; the protein is encoded by the coding sequence ATGGCAACCATGAAATTCGAAAAAATAGCATCAGCAGGAGATATTCTTAGGTGGTTGGTTCTACTTTCAGGTTGTGCTTTATCTGTGAAATTAGGTTTTGTCCGTGCAGGAAGATCAAAAGGTACAATAATTTTGCCTGATCGGTTCATTATCATGTTCTTATATATTTTTCTGGCTTCGGCTATTTGGTCGATTCTACCTATAGAAACAGCCTTAAAGACTATTAGTCTACTACTATTATATGTTTGTTCGTTTTGGACGTTATGGGAATATACTGATTCAATATCAGAGGCAGTTATTATCAGGAATACCTTATATATCCTAGGCTTCGTCATGACATTCAATCTGGTTTATGGAATTTTTTTTGAGCCAGCTTCGCTTATGTCTTCCCGTTTTCAAGGGATTTTTGAAAACCCCAATAATATTGGTTTGGTATTGGGACTTGCTTTACCATTAGTTATATCTAGATGGCTAATTACGAACCATAAGTTAGATCTAACCATCACTATTATATTTTTAGTTAATCTCCTGCTCAGTGGAAATCGCACAGCGCTATTCGCTTTTGGCGTTGCAATATTCTTCATTTTTAGATCATTGTTTGCTAAGAATCCAATACAAGCATTTTTTATCCCCACAGCAGCTATCATTTTTCTAGAGCAATTCATTCAAACGAATTTTTTCGCAGAGAAAATTCTGCGAGAAGATACATTATATACAGCCGCAAATCGAACTTATTTTTGGGAGCTTGCTCAAGACTATATTACTAATCGTCCTGACTTTGGCCATGGATTTGGTACAGAGGGTTTAATCCATAACTATTATGGAACCTCTTTATATGCATTAAAACTCCGAGGTCATGGAGTAATGAGCAGTTACTTTGGGCTAGCAGTACAAATTGGCTGGCCCCTTACCTATCTTTTCTTTGGATTGCTTTGGGGCTTCGCGGTTTTTTGCTTATTTGCTAAGTGGCGTAATTATCAACTTGTTACCTTAGCTGCCACTATCGTTAGTGGCTTAGTCATCGCGATCTTTGAACCGGCAATCTATTCTGCTGGCAATTGCTTTTCCTTCCTTTTCTGGATGGTCTTAATGCTAGCTATCCGAAGGTTGTATTATCAAAAATTATCTTTAAAAGATACAACCATTAAGCTCGTTATCTAA
- a CDS encoding Uma2 family endonuclease has translation MQLIESKPVLLDVRGITLHVTPADFERLCQDNPELRLELAASGELITMPPAGWESSKRNSELNRLVGNWNQETLLGEVFDSSVGFTLPNGAIRSPDVSWIAASKLEGVSNDIAFPAIVPDFVIELRSKTDALKTLQEKMKEYQGAGVRLGWLIDPQNQQVEIYRLSKDVEIRRLPTVLEGEDVLPGLTINFTWMSR, from the coding sequence GTGCAATTAATCGAATCCAAGCCTGTTTTGCTAGATGTGCGGGGAATTACTCTGCACGTTACTCCTGCAGATTTTGAGCGTTTGTGTCAGGACAATCCAGAACTAAGACTAGAGTTAGCGGCATCAGGAGAATTGATCACCATGCCACCAGCGGGATGGGAAAGCTCCAAGCGAAATTCTGAACTGAACAGATTAGTTGGAAACTGGAATCAGGAAACCTTGTTAGGAGAAGTATTTGATTCTTCCGTTGGCTTTACCTTGCCCAATGGGGCAATTCGATCGCCGGATGTCAGCTGGATTGCGGCATCAAAATTGGAAGGTGTCTCTAACGATATTGCTTTTCCTGCTATCGTTCCTGATTTTGTGATTGAGCTGCGCTCGAAAACTGATGCCTTGAAAACTTTGCAGGAGAAGATGAAAGAGTACCAAGGGGCTGGGGTGCGATTGGGCTGGTTGATAGATCCGCAAAATCAACAGGTTGAAATCTATCGACTGAGCAAGGATGTTGAGATACGGCGTTTGCCCACTGTTCTGGAGGGAGAAGATGTCTTACCTGGGTTGACGATTAACTTTACTTGGATGTCACGGTAA
- a CDS encoding PhoX family phosphatase, with protein sequence MSISRREFLLFMGAATSMVACSASKNSPYRSSAATKATISFKPIRVPIPLDIEGLSPEQQKQAYSTYQVIDDLVLPEGYAYETIAAWGDKVGDSRFGYNNDFVSFVETAPDSGYLSINFEYISGKTWMQTYEQVLGKSLPFDQVRSAMGQEQIDAFALSADDPLKQQIEAIAKEGLIDQGIGVIAIQSKKGKWVRKPSPQDRRITGISGLEDGRYLKATGPGVAVFTKTNKRGYDDNLGSRIIGTFQNCAGGTTPWGTILSAEENFQDQVPEPVMADGSSFPPPHTPFEFTEDKIDGRGNPFGLAGNKYGWMVEVDPSNPNDYGTKHTWLGRYRHEAVAVNAVAGQPLAVYSGCDRRGGHLYKFVSEGKVKKPTNKSNSKLLEKGMLFGAQLNADGTGQWIPLKASTPINPVLPNQVVGKSNSGLVTLPNPDRQKGGYIDVTNDQDTLSFQQTFKTLGDLYEGSASERQGAILIDAHYAANAAGITCLARPEDTTFDPEQKALFVAFTSGGPGGDGGPDKQIFQGPNGESPYEYGWIMKIVEVDDNPAAMQFRWVMVAVGGEPAQDGLGFANPDNLEIDAQGNLWMVTDMSTSKHNLAIPNRSGVDQSKLRGIFGNNTAWYLPLMGVHAGKAFPFAMGPMDSELCGLCLHPNQKALFLTAQHPGEAGGIRQKMASETREIALLTTDGQEFLQTRDVPIGSNWPGKKATDPPKPALVAIYRSDGNALI encoded by the coding sequence ATGTCCATCAGCCGCCGAGAATTCTTGCTATTTATGGGCGCAGCAACCAGCATGGTTGCCTGCAGTGCCTCGAAGAATAGCCCCTACCGTTCGTCAGCCGCAACGAAAGCGACTATTTCCTTCAAGCCCATCCGGGTCCCCATTCCCCTAGACATTGAGGGGCTGTCCCCAGAGCAACAAAAGCAAGCCTACAGTACCTATCAGGTCATTGATGATTTGGTCCTGCCGGAAGGCTATGCCTATGAAACCATCGCCGCCTGGGGAGACAAGGTTGGAGATTCTCGGTTTGGCTACAATAACGACTTTGTCTCCTTTGTGGAGACGGCACCGGACTCAGGCTATCTGTCGATCAATTTTGAATACATCAGTGGCAAAACTTGGATGCAGACCTATGAGCAGGTCTTAGGCAAGTCTCTGCCATTTGATCAAGTTCGATCGGCTATGGGACAAGAACAAATTGACGCCTTTGCCCTATCAGCCGATGATCCGCTCAAGCAACAGATTGAAGCGATTGCCAAAGAAGGACTGATTGATCAAGGCATTGGGGTCATCGCTATCCAATCCAAAAAAGGCAAATGGGTACGCAAGCCTTCCCCTCAAGATCGGCGGATCACTGGAATTTCTGGGTTGGAAGATGGCCGCTATTTAAAAGCCACCGGACCTGGGGTGGCGGTATTTACCAAGACCAACAAGCGGGGCTATGACGATAATTTAGGCAGCCGTATTATCGGCACCTTCCAAAATTGCGCGGGTGGGACCACGCCATGGGGCACGATATTAAGTGCGGAAGAAAACTTTCAAGACCAAGTCCCGGAACCAGTGATGGCGGATGGTTCTTCCTTTCCCCCCCCTCATACCCCATTTGAATTCACAGAAGATAAGATCGATGGCCGGGGGAATCCCTTTGGCCTAGCCGGGAATAAATATGGCTGGATGGTGGAAGTTGATCCGAGCAATCCCAATGACTATGGCACCAAACATACCTGGTTAGGACGGTATCGCCATGAAGCCGTGGCTGTGAATGCAGTGGCGGGTCAGCCTTTGGCCGTGTATTCGGGATGCGATCGCAGGGGTGGTCATCTCTACAAATTTGTCAGCGAAGGCAAAGTCAAAAAACCTACCAATAAATCCAACTCTAAACTCTTAGAGAAAGGCATGCTCTTCGGAGCCCAGCTGAATGCCGATGGCACAGGCCAATGGATTCCCCTCAAAGCTAGTACCCCCATCAACCCCGTCCTCCCCAATCAGGTCGTTGGCAAATCTAACTCTGGCTTGGTCACCTTACCGAACCCAGATCGCCAGAAAGGTGGCTACATCGACGTCACTAACGATCAAGACACCTTATCCTTCCAGCAAACCTTCAAAACCTTGGGCGATCTCTATGAAGGTAGTGCCAGTGAACGCCAAGGGGCGATTCTAATCGATGCTCACTATGCAGCTAATGCAGCCGGAATTACTTGCTTAGCTAGGCCTGAAGACACCACCTTTGATCCAGAACAGAAAGCGCTTTTTGTGGCCTTTACTTCCGGTGGTCCGGGGGGAGATGGCGGTCCTGACAAACAGATTTTTCAAGGTCCCAATGGAGAATCACCCTACGAATATGGGTGGATTATGAAAATTGTGGAGGTAGACGATAACCCCGCCGCTATGCAGTTCCGGTGGGTAATGGTAGCCGTGGGTGGGGAACCGGCTCAGGATGGCCTTGGGTTTGCTAATCCCGACAACCTAGAAATCGATGCTCAAGGCAATCTGTGGATGGTAACGGACATGTCCACCAGTAAGCACAATCTAGCCATTCCCAATCGTAGTGGTGTTGATCAATCCAAACTAAGGGGTATTTTTGGGAATAATACAGCCTGGTATCTCCCCTTGATGGGAGTCCATGCGGGTAAGGCATTCCCTTTTGCAATGGGTCCGATGGACAGTGAGCTGTGTGGGCTCTGCTTACATCCCAATCAAAAAGCGCTCTTTTTAACGGCTCAACATCCGGGAGAAGCAGGGGGAATTCGGCAAAAAATGGCGTCTGAAACCCGAGAGATTGCCCTGCTAACCACTGATGGTCAGGAATTCCTACAGACTCGGGATGTACCAATCGGCTCCAACTGGCCTGGGAAAAAAGCAACGGACCCGCCTAAACCTGCTTTGGTGGCTATTTATCGCTCAGATGGTAATGCCTTGATTTAA
- a CDS encoding WcaF family extracellular polysaccharide biosynthesis acetyltransferase: protein MRLDQYTVGQYTPGAPYLKQLLWYFLGQPLFRSYWLPVSGLKVKLLRLFGAQVGESVRVKPGVTLKFPWRIVIGNYVWLGEQVWLDNVIDIRIDDHVCISQGAYLGTGNHDWQDPNFALKLSAIHLESRCWVGAKAVVGPGVTIGQGAVLCLGSIAGTSLAPMTIYAGNPARPVKTRKMRKTEFESVVPFM, encoded by the coding sequence ATGCGTCTCGATCAATACACCGTAGGTCAATACACCCCCGGTGCTCCCTATCTCAAACAGCTTCTATGGTACTTTCTCGGCCAACCTCTGTTCCGAAGTTATTGGCTTCCTGTGTCTGGACTAAAAGTGAAGCTGCTGCGACTGTTTGGTGCCCAGGTGGGTGAAAGCGTTAGAGTCAAACCCGGTGTCACCCTCAAATTTCCATGGCGAATTGTAATTGGCAATTATGTCTGGTTGGGTGAGCAAGTCTGGCTCGATAACGTCATTGATATCCGCATTGACGATCACGTCTGTATTTCCCAAGGAGCCTATCTAGGTACAGGGAATCATGACTGGCAAGACCCCAACTTTGCCCTTAAACTGTCTGCGATTCATCTAGAGTCAAGATGTTGGGTGGGAGCCAAAGCTGTGGTCGGGCCAGGGGTTACCATTGGTCAGGGTGCAGTCCTGTGTCTGGGTAGTATTGCAGGTACATCTCTAGCCCCCATGACCATTTATGCAGGCAATCCTGCTCGCCCTGTCAAAACTCGAAAAATGAGAAAAACCGAATTCGAGTCAGTAGTCCCATTCATGTGA
- a CDS encoding Uma2 family endonuclease has translation MQVTQNQPDAAIVYPVSDGEPVAETYDHLYAILVTLEVLRQHLDGQQATVLANQFLYYAQGLPKLRVAPDVMVICGVEPGGRDSYKIWEEGEVPRVVFEMTSKGTQQEDQIFKRRLYAQIGVEEYWLFDPKGEWLESPLMGYRLAGDDYVLMADSCSQALGLRLNVEGKLIGFTSLATEERLLAPAELSYELVQEQQRTERLREQLRALGVDPVE, from the coding sequence ATGCAGGTTACTCAAAATCAACCCGATGCAGCCATTGTTTATCCAGTATCGGACGGTGAACCTGTGGCAGAAACCTATGATCATCTCTACGCGATCTTAGTGACGTTAGAGGTGCTGCGACAGCATCTTGACGGACAACAAGCGACGGTATTGGCAAATCAGTTTCTGTACTATGCTCAAGGATTGCCGAAGTTGCGGGTGGCCCCAGATGTGATGGTTATTTGTGGAGTTGAGCCGGGGGGACGAGATAGCTACAAGATTTGGGAGGAGGGTGAGGTGCCTCGGGTTGTCTTTGAGATGACATCGAAGGGCACTCAACAGGAAGACCAAATTTTTAAGCGTCGCCTCTATGCCCAGATTGGAGTGGAGGAATATTGGTTGTTTGATCCGAAGGGAGAATGGCTGGAGTCTCCTTTGATGGGATATCGACTAGCTGGAGATGATTATGTTCTCATGGCGGATAGTTGCAGTCAGGCTTTAGGACTAAGATTAAATGTGGAAGGGAAGTTGATTGGGTTCACAAGTTTGGCTACGGAAGAACGGCTATTGGCACCAGCAGAACTCAGTTATGAATTGGTGCAAGAGCAACAACGCACGGAGCGATTACGGGAACAATTAAGGGCTTTGGGCGTGGATCCGGTTGAGTAA